A genomic region of Microlunatus sagamiharensis contains the following coding sequences:
- the hemL gene encoding glutamate-1-semialdehyde 2,1-aminomutase — protein sequence MTATQPGTALDSASVAAFARAQEVIPGGVNSPVRAFRSVGGTPRFIARAKGPYLYDVDGNELVDLICSWGPMLLGHAHPEVLDAVMSAAQHGTSYGAPTEAEVDLAAAIIDRTPVEMVRLVSSGTEATMSVLRLARGITGRDKIVKFAGCYHGHVDSLLVSAGSGVATLAIPGSPGVTEATTADTIVCEYNDRAAVREAFATYGDQIACLITEAAAGNMGVVPPGVEDGAGFNTFLAEICREHGALFISDEVMTGFRVTASGQFGLDGVVPDLMTFGKVMGGGFPAAAFGGRAELMHSLAPVGGVYQAGTLSGNPVASAAGATTLRLATPEVYAHVDRAAALLQREVADALGKVGVPHVIQTVGNMFSVFFVGEDVEAVPDYATASTQVTARYAAFFHSMLDAGVYLPPSAYESWFLSSAHDDRALDRVVSALPAAAAAAAEV from the coding sequence CCGGCACGGCCCTCGACTCCGCCTCCGTCGCCGCCTTCGCCCGCGCGCAGGAGGTCATCCCCGGCGGCGTCAACTCGCCGGTCCGCGCCTTCCGCTCGGTCGGCGGCACCCCTCGCTTCATTGCCCGGGCCAAGGGCCCCTACCTCTACGACGTCGACGGCAACGAGCTCGTCGACCTCATCTGCTCGTGGGGCCCGATGCTGCTGGGCCACGCGCACCCCGAGGTCCTCGACGCGGTCATGAGCGCGGCGCAGCACGGCACCTCGTACGGCGCCCCGACCGAGGCCGAGGTCGACCTCGCCGCGGCGATCATCGACCGCACCCCGGTCGAGATGGTGCGCCTGGTCAGCAGCGGCACGGAGGCGACCATGTCGGTGCTGCGGCTCGCCCGTGGCATCACCGGCCGCGACAAGATCGTCAAGTTCGCCGGCTGCTACCACGGCCACGTCGACTCCCTGCTCGTCTCCGCGGGCTCCGGGGTCGCGACGCTGGCCATCCCCGGGTCGCCGGGCGTCACCGAGGCGACGACCGCCGACACGATCGTCTGCGAGTACAACGACCGAGCCGCGGTGCGCGAGGCGTTCGCGACGTACGGCGACCAGATCGCCTGCCTGATCACCGAGGCGGCCGCCGGCAACATGGGCGTCGTGCCGCCCGGCGTCGAGGACGGGGCCGGCTTCAACACCTTCCTCGCCGAGATCTGCCGCGAGCACGGCGCGCTGTTCATCAGCGACGAGGTGATGACCGGCTTCCGGGTCACCGCGTCGGGCCAGTTCGGTCTCGACGGCGTCGTGCCCGACCTGATGACCTTCGGCAAGGTGATGGGCGGCGGCTTCCCGGCCGCGGCGTTCGGCGGCCGCGCCGAGCTCATGCACAGCCTCGCGCCGGTCGGCGGCGTCTACCAGGCCGGCACCCTCTCGGGGAACCCGGTGGCCAGCGCGGCCGGCGCCACGACGCTGCGGCTCGCCACCCCCGAGGTGTACGCCCACGTCGACCGTGCGGCGGCGCTCCTGCAGCGCGAGGTCGCCGACGCGCTCGGCAAGGTCGGTGTGCCGCACGTCATCCAGACCGTCGGGAACATGTTCAGCGTGTTCTTCGTGGGGGAGGACGTGGAGGCCGTCCCCGACTACGCCACCGCGTCGACGCAGGTCACGGCGCGCTACGCGGCGTTCTTCCACTCCATGCTCGACGCGGGCGTCTACCTGCCGCCGAGCGCGTACGAGTCGTGGTTCCTGTCCAGCGCCCACGACGACCGCGCGCTCGACCGCGTCGTCAGCGCGCTCCCGGCCGCGGCGGCCGCCGCAGCGGAGGTGTGA